Below is a genomic region from Campylobacter geochelonis.
TTCAATCGCTTTTAGCAAGTCATCTCTACACATCAACTTGAAAAACCCATCATCTGCAAGTTCTTTGATAATATCTTTTGCATAAATTCCCTCATTATCTATACGCGGAGCTAGTTTTGATAGTTTTTCAAGTGTCATTTTTTATCCTTTTTACTTATTTTACTTCTAAATTTACATTTCGTAAAAGCGTGTTTGCAACAGGCGAATATTTCAAAGCATGAGCGATTAACGCATCATTTGTAGCTTTATCTTTGTCTGTATCAATCACAACATTAACCCTAACATCGGTAAATCCAAGTGGTTTTTCACTTAAATCTCCCGTTCCCCAAACAGCAGTGATGTTTAAATCTCCCTCAAGCTCAACTTCAAGTTTTTTTATGATGATGTTTTGAGCTATCGCGTTTGCATGAATTCCAACTGCTATACAACTTCCAAGAGCTGCTAAAACCGCCTCGCTTGGGTTTGGAGCTGTATCTTCGCCAAGTAGCGTTGGTGGCTCATCAACTATGTAAGCAGGTAGGTTTCTGATATAGTTAGCGTGGCGAAATTTGCCCTCTGCAACTGTTTTACATTTAAGTGTTTTTATAACATCTGGATTTTCGATGCCGTTTTTGATTAGAGCTTCTAAGCCCGCCTTGTCGATTGGGTCAAGTCTTGTGCAAGATGTAACTGCGCATTGTGCCATTGTCTTTCCTTTGTTTTAATTTATATACTTTTAAACTATGCGTAATGCCTAACTAAAATTATGAGTGGAATCTTAGCTTATTTTTTTCTATTTGTAAATACTTAGCAAAATACTATATTTATAAAATATCTAAATTTATCCGATAAAATCAGCTTTTACTTATAGATAAAAAATTTAAATATACTAATTTTATTTTGTATAATTTTAGCAAATTCCTAAGTAAAAAATTTAAATTTTATAAAATTATATTTTAAATATACTATTTTTATATTTTAAAATAGTTAGAAATTTAAAGTTAAAATTTACCTTTTAACCAAAAAAAAGTAAAGATGTTGATATCTAAATTTAATATCTTTTTTTTGATATAATTAATTATTATCACCAAAAAAAGGAGTTATCATGAACGATAAGTTGCTAGATAAAGTTACTCATCTGCACGAAGATGGCGAGCATGAGAAAATTTTAGAGTTGCTTGAAAATGAGCCAAGTGAGTATGAGCGAGATGGACTTTATGCAAGAGCACTAAATAATCTTGAGCGTTTTAATGAAGCCAAAGAACTACTTTTAAAACACGCCAAAAATGGAGAAAATGACTGTGTTTGGCACTATCGCATAGGTTATAGCTACTACTGGCTCAATGAATATGAAAATTTTATAAACCATTTTGAGCGTTACAAAGAGCTAAATTCCACAATGATGAGTTTAGATGAAACTGCAATGCTAGGCTATGGATATTTACAAGCTCAAAATCCACAAAAAGCTATAGAAATTTTGCTATCTTATCCAGATGAACAAAACTCATTTTGGAACACAAACATAGCGCGCTCTTATGCATATCTTGAAAAATACAAAGAAGCGCTTCCTTATGCGCTAAAAGCTTATGATATAGTTTGTAGTGAGTATAAAGATAATACGCTAGAGGCTACTCCAGAAGCGATTATGGTATCATTTTTGTATACCGAGCTTGAAGAATTTCAAAAAGATATAGAGTTTATCAAATCAATCCCATACGAACAAAGCCATGCGTTAAATAACGCTCTAGCCTACTCTTACGCGCGTTTAAATAGATATGAAGAAGCATTGCCTTATAGCTTAAAAGCTATAGAGTTGGCAAATCAAGAATGCGAGTTTGAAGATGAGAAGTTTTATGCTAGTGGAGCTGTGATTATATACTCAAATTTAAACGAGCAGCAAAAAGCTGATGAGCTTAGAGAGAAATATGGCTTAACCGAGGAGTTATGGTTATATACGCAAGAAGAGATTGATTGTATTGATCATCATATAGAAAAAACTATAGGCGTTTACGAAGATGTCTTTCACGAGATGGTTTCAGACGCGCTTCATATAGATATTTGCATAGCCAAACCAACGCCACAACGCGATTTTTACACACTTGTAACTATGGGTATGGGTGCAAGAAAGATGGATATCCCCGATGAGTTTAAAGAGTATGAGTTAGAAAGAGCCGAGCTGATGATATGTTTGCCGAAAAACTGGAATATCTCAAGCGATGATGAGAGATACTACTGGGCTACGCGTTGGCTTAAAATTCTAGCTCGTTTACCATATACTGATGATACTTGGCTATGCGATGGGCATACTATACCAACTGGTGAGCCTTTGGCTGGGACAAGTTTTGAGTGCATTTTACTTGAAAAACCATACACTTTTAAAGGCGCTGATGTGTGCGAACTACCAAATGGCGAAAAGGTCAAATTCTACCAGCTTTTGCCACTTTATAAAGAGGAGATGGAGTATAAGTTAGAAAATGGCGTTGAGGAGCTAATCGAGCTTTTTGATGATGATTTTAGCGATGTTGTAAACGTAAAACGCAAAAATTACTGCGAACCAAACAAAGCCATAACTAAATTTATGCAAAATTTTAAGAAAAAGTAAGCTAAATTTTTAGCTCTTTAATTGTTTAAGGAGCTAAATTTAGCACTGAATTTTGTTAGATAGTGAGTTTTTAATCTGTTAAATTTAGTAAAAAAGTTTTAAAATACTCCTATAAAAGTGTAATTTATAAGAGATTTTTATCTTTGTTTTACGATAGAAAGTATAAATTAAATCAAAATAAAAACTTGAAATATTTCGTTTATAAAAATAAATAAAATATGCAAATGTTAAATCCAAACGCATTTTGCTAAAACTAGCCATTAGAAATTTACAATGCCACATTTATGATTTTATCATCACTTGTTATCAGCTTGCAGCGCTTCTTTTATAAGCCTTACTGTTGTGTTTTATAAAGACATAAATTTGTCTTTATTTGTTTTAATCATTAAAAAATTTCTACCACGTTTTTGCAAAAAACTTAAAAGTAGCAAATTTAAAAAAATGATTAGGCTTTCTTTAAGCAAAGCTGATTATTTATATCTATTTTGGGCTGCTAGTTTTATAGTTACTACCACTAAAACTAGTATTTTTAAAAAATTTCGATGTTTAGAAAAGCTAATAATGCAAAATTTTTTTTACTTTTTATATAAACTTAAACAAGGCGGTATAAGTTAAATTCCAAAGTAGATTTAGCAAAAAAAATGTTATTTAAAACAGGTAAAAATTTAGTCAAAAAGCATATAAATTTAAAAGTCATTATAAAATTTAAAAGCTTAATTTAGAAGCTATAAGCCCCACATTACGCAGGGCTTATAAGATAAGTTATTCTATTTTACCGCTTTTTATACGAGCGTCATAGATATCTTTTAGTTTTCTAATATCTTGTTGAACTTCAAAAACTCCATGCCAATGAGCATAGTCTGGTCCGCCCATTAACGCGCCCATTCTCATACGACGACCCTCATGGTGCCACAAGTGATAGTAAATTCTTTGGAACTCATCTGACCACTCATCAGCCTTTAAAAGCCCTTTAGCTTTTAAATCATCAAGCATCGCTTTAGCCTCGCTATGATAGTTGTTATATAGCTCAACGTGCATATCGCCACTTATAAAGAACGAATCGGTTGATTTAGTTGAGTGACAAGACTTGCACACTTGTTTCATCTCTGCTCTTGCAGCTTCTGGGCCTGCTGGGTTGCCTGCTAAGACATTTCCAGCTGTTAGTTTTCCATCTTTTGCGTAGTCAAACGCAGCAGTTTCAAACCCGCCAGTCCTTTGTTTACTGTGTGGAGCCCATAAATTCCATTTTAAACGAACGCTAACATTGTGAGTGGTATTTAAGTCATTTACTCCACTCATATGGCAAGTCGCGCAAGTTGGAGCTCTAAAGTCTGGAACATCCCATGTATCTGGAGCACTATCCCATTTCCATTTATTACCTTCTGTGTTGAAAATTTTACCATGCATTGAGTTGTTAAAAATCTCAATATTTGGATGATCAGGTCCAAGGTGACAAGAGGCGCAAGCAGATGGTTTTCTAGCCTCGACTATATCAAATGTATGGCTTGAGTGGCAAGACTTACAGCTACCAACACTGCCATCTGGATAGGCATTTCCTATACCATAGTTTGGCCAGCCTTTTCCTGGGATTGGGTAACCAGCTTTATCAAGTTTGATTTCTAAACCATGACATTGAACACAACCAGTCGCTGCTGGAGAGTCTTTTAAGTCTGGATGATCTCTTCCCTCATAGTGATACATTAGCTCTAGCATACCCTTTTTAGCAAACATTTGAACGCCACCTCTTGCGTGTCCGCTTTGTTGAAACTCTTCAACCTCTTTAGCGTGGCATTTAGAACAGGTTTTTGGACTAACTAAAATGCTTACGTGATTTCCACTATCTTTTGGATGCTCTTTTTGTATAGCCATCGGGCTATCAGCAGGAACTGCGTGGCAGTCCATACAGCTTACGCTAGCGTGAGCGTGACGAGAGCTTTTCCAGTCAGCCACAATGCCCGGAGTCTTTTCGGCGTGACACTCTATGCACTTTTTAGCTAGTGGGCTTAAATTTCTATCAACCTTTATAACCTTGGTAAGATTGACATTTCCAACGCCATCAGCAAACGCCATGGCGGTGATACAGGTTAATGCTAAAATAATTTTCTTAAGCATATTTTCTCCTTACTTTGTAGTATTTAAATCACCAAATTTATCTCTAAGGTGAAAACCGAGATTTTTGTGCCCTACATGCTCATGACATTCGACACAAGTTTTGTCTATGTTTTTGGCAAAATAGTCGCGATGAGCCAAAAATGCCTTCATGTTATCTGCGATAACGTTTTTAACATCACCATGACAGTGCATACATCCACTATCATAAACATATCTTTTAGACTCTTTTCTTCTAGCCTCCCAGTCGAATTTCTCTGGATGACCAAACAGCATAATTGCACCCTCAACTACGCCATTAACAGCCTTTTGATATGTATATTTGACTATGTTGTCATGTGGCAAGTGGCAAGATACACACTCTGCTTTAAACCCTACTTTATTATTTCCTCCATGAATGTCGTTTTTATACGCATCACGCATAGGCTCCATAATATGACAGGCTACGCAGAATTTATCATCACCAGTCACATACATAAATTGTGCTATACCAAGAGCAAACACAAGACCCACTATGCCACCTATAATAAAAATAGCGATAGTAAAAAGTTTTGTTTTTCTCAACTCAACCCCTTTTCCATAGAAAATTTCTTTTCTAAAAATGTAAGTCTCAATTCTATTCCTTTTTTGATAAAACGTAGCTAAAATTTAGCCTAAAACTAAATATTTATTAAATATATTAAACAAAAATAAATATTTAATTATATTTAATCTTTTATCTGTTAATATTTTATAATATTTAAATTTATTATTATTTTATATATATTAAAAAGTAAGCGTTATAAAAACTTGCTAGTGTATAAAATTTTGATTTTAGATAAAACTTGGATTTAGTTGAATTTAATTAATTTTTTATGATTTGTGGATGGCTTTAGCTTTTTATTTTTTAGGTTTGGAATTTGTATAAAAATAAATAGCTTAGCTCAAGTGTATTGCGTGTATTTTTTATTTTCAGGTTGAAACTTTTATAGTGAAAAAATAATTTATTAAGCTGGTTACTTAAATTTAACACGGAAATAAATTTAACTTTAATCATAGTATGAAAAACAATAACTATTTTAACGAATAAATTTCTTACGAGAATTTTAAAAATTTTAAATGGAAATTTGTATAAGAAAGTTTGATTGAATTATGAGTAAATTCAAAATTTGGTATAAAATTAAATTTAACACTAAAATCAAAAACTATTATGTTTTTCATCTTTAATCAAAAAAATTATAGCTTTTATAAATTTTGGCGTGGCTTGCGTGGCTTTCGTGGCTTGCGTGGCTTGCGTGGCTTTCGTGGCTTGCGTGGCTTTCGTGGCTTTCGTGGCTTTCGTGGCTTTCGTGGCTTTCGTGGCTTTCGTGGCTTTCGTGGCTTTCGTGGCTTTCGTGGCTTTCGTGGCTTTCGTGGCTTTCGTGGCTTTCGTGGCTTTCGTGGCTTTCGTGGCTTTCGTGGCTTTCGTGGCTTTCGTGGCTTTCGTGGCTTTCGTGGCTTTCGTGGCTTTCGTGGCTTTCGTGGCTTTCGTGGCTTTCGTGGCTTTCGTGGCTTTCGTGGCTTTCGTGGCTTTCGTGGCTTTCGTGGCTTTCGTGGCTTTCGTGGCTTTCGTGGCTTTCGTGGCTTTCGTGGCTTTCGTGGCTTTCGTGGCTTTCGTGGCTTTCGTGGCTTTCGTGGCTTTCGTGGCTTTCGTGGCTTTCGTGGCTTTCGTGGCTTTCGTGGCTTTCGTGGCTTTCGTGGCTTTCGTGGCTTTCGTGGCTTTCGTGGCTTTCGTGGCTTTCGTGGCTTTCGTGGCTTTTAAAAATTTTTAGGTGGAAACTTATTTAAGAAAAAAAGAATTTATTAAGCTGTTTAATTAAATTTAACTTTAATCATAGTATGAACAACAATAACTATTTTAACAACTTAATTTTTTTTGTGAGAATTTAAAAAATTTTAAACGATTTTATTTATATTTTTCATAAAATTTGAGTTGTTTGAGT
It encodes:
- a CDS encoding OsmC family protein, giving the protein MAQCAVTSCTRLDPIDKAGLEALIKNGIENPDVIKTLKCKTVAEGKFRHANYIRNLPAYIVDEPPTLLGEDTAPNPSEAVLAALGSCIAVGIHANAIAQNIIIKKLEVELEGDLNITAVWGTGDLSEKPLGFTDVRVNVVIDTDKDKATNDALIAHALKYSPVANTLLRNVNLEVK
- a CDS encoding cytochrome c3 family protein: MRKTKLFTIAIFIIGGIVGLVFALGIAQFMYVTGDDKFCVACHIMEPMRDAYKNDIHGGNNKVGFKAECVSCHLPHDNIVKYTYQKAVNGVVEGAIMLFGHPEKFDWEARRKESKRYVYDSGCMHCHGDVKNVIADNMKAFLAHRDYFAKNIDKTCVECHEHVGHKNLGFHLRDKFGDLNTTK
- a CDS encoding multiheme c-type cytochrome, whose translation is MLKKIILALTCITAMAFADGVGNVNLTKVIKVDRNLSPLAKKCIECHAEKTPGIVADWKSSRHAHASVSCMDCHAVPADSPMAIQKEHPKDSGNHVSILVSPKTCSKCHAKEVEEFQQSGHARGGVQMFAKKGMLELMYHYEGRDHPDLKDSPAATGCVQCHGLEIKLDKAGYPIPGKGWPNYGIGNAYPDGSVGSCKSCHSSHTFDIVEARKPSACASCHLGPDHPNIEIFNNSMHGKIFNTEGNKWKWDSAPDTWDVPDFRAPTCATCHMSGVNDLNTTHNVSVRLKWNLWAPHSKQRTGGFETAAFDYAKDGKLTAGNVLAGNPAGPEAARAEMKQVCKSCHSTKSTDSFFISGDMHVELYNNYHSEAKAMLDDLKAKGLLKADEWSDEFQRIYYHLWHHEGRRMRMGALMGGPDYAHWHGVFEVQQDIRKLKDIYDARIKSGKIE
- a CDS encoding suppressor of fused domain protein, with translation MNDKLLDKVTHLHEDGEHEKILELLENEPSEYERDGLYARALNNLERFNEAKELLLKHAKNGENDCVWHYRIGYSYYWLNEYENFINHFERYKELNSTMMSLDETAMLGYGYLQAQNPQKAIEILLSYPDEQNSFWNTNIARSYAYLEKYKEALPYALKAYDIVCSEYKDNTLEATPEAIMVSFLYTELEEFQKDIEFIKSIPYEQSHALNNALAYSYARLNRYEEALPYSLKAIELANQECEFEDEKFYASGAVIIYSNLNEQQKADELREKYGLTEELWLYTQEEIDCIDHHIEKTIGVYEDVFHEMVSDALHIDICIAKPTPQRDFYTLVTMGMGARKMDIPDEFKEYELERAELMICLPKNWNISSDDERYYWATRWLKILARLPYTDDTWLCDGHTIPTGEPLAGTSFECILLEKPYTFKGADVCELPNGEKVKFYQLLPLYKEEMEYKLENGVEELIELFDDDFSDVVNVKRKNYCEPNKAITKFMQNFKKK